A part of Methanohalobium evestigatum Z-7303 genomic DNA contains:
- the lysS gene encoding lysine--tRNA ligase, with translation MADIKHWADVAADKAMEHGQKHLVATGITPSGHIHIGNMREVVTADAVYRALLDKDQNAELIYIADTYDPLRKVYPFLPDSYSEHIGKPLSEIPCPCGNCENYAQHFLTPFLESLSKMGIHPKVYKGDELYKSGAYTDAIKTALLNRDKISRIIEEETGKDPDPEWSPFNPICNVCGRINTTKVVDYDIENETVDFVCSNGHSGTVSMTGGGKLSWRVDWPARWQILGVTVEPFGKDHASRGGSYDTGERIAKEIYGYEPPYPVVYEWIMLGKQGAMSSSSGVVVTISDMLKVVPPEVLRYLIIKTKPEKHISFEPGMPLLTLVDEFERLKSSDDIDDANKRVLELSHASGICHTDIPFKHMVTVYQVARGDFDQIIQILKRAGYDTENEKCIRGLVSNVENWLEMYAPDFVKFSVKEKLPEKAANLSDEQKAFLGALSEVIEESGHLSGEEYHNIVYQAKEKDSKIHKKMADILGINPDELEPNPKNLFKAIYITILGQKSGPKAGWFLSSFDKDFLIERFKEASTYSP, from the coding sequence ATGGCAGATATCAAACACTGGGCAGATGTTGCAGCAGATAAAGCAATGGAACATGGACAAAAACATCTTGTTGCAACTGGTATAACTCCTTCCGGTCACATACATATAGGCAACATGAGAGAAGTAGTAACCGCCGATGCAGTCTACAGAGCACTACTTGATAAAGATCAAAATGCTGAACTTATCTATATCGCAGATACCTATGACCCATTAAGGAAAGTATACCCCTTCCTCCCTGACAGCTATTCAGAACACATAGGCAAACCTCTATCAGAAATACCCTGTCCATGTGGAAACTGTGAAAATTATGCACAGCACTTTTTAACCCCCTTCCTTGAATCTCTCAGCAAGATGGGTATTCATCCAAAAGTGTACAAAGGGGATGAACTATATAAAAGTGGTGCATATACTGATGCAATAAAAACTGCTCTTTTAAACAGGGATAAAATATCAAGAATCATAGAAGAAGAAACCGGAAAAGATCCTGATCCGGAATGGAGTCCATTCAACCCTATATGCAATGTTTGTGGCAGGATAAACACCACCAAAGTAGTCGATTACGATATTGAAAACGAAACCGTTGATTTTGTCTGTTCCAATGGTCACTCTGGAACTGTTTCAATGACCGGAGGAGGTAAACTTAGCTGGCGCGTGGACTGGCCTGCAAGATGGCAAATACTTGGTGTCACAGTTGAACCCTTTGGAAAAGACCATGCTTCAAGAGGAGGGTCATATGATACCGGTGAGAGGATAGCAAAAGAAATCTATGGATATGAACCACCCTATCCTGTAGTTTATGAATGGATTATGCTCGGTAAACAGGGCGCCATGTCTTCATCAAGTGGTGTAGTAGTCACAATTTCAGATATGCTTAAAGTTGTGCCTCCTGAAGTATTGAGATACCTGATAATCAAAACTAAACCGGAAAAACATATTTCATTCGAACCAGGCATGCCTTTGCTAACACTTGTTGATGAATTTGAACGTTTAAAATCCAGTGATGACATTGATGATGCTAACAAAAGAGTACTTGAACTTTCACATGCTTCTGGTATCTGCCATACAGACATCCCGTTCAAACACATGGTAACAGTATATCAAGTTGCAAGAGGCGATTTTGACCAGATAATTCAGATTTTAAAAAGAGCCGGGTATGATACAGAGAATGAAAAATGTATACGTGGGCTTGTTAGCAATGTAGAAAACTGGCTTGAGATGTATGCACCGGATTTTGTTAAATTCAGTGTTAAAGAAAAATTGCCCGAGAAGGCGGCAAACCTTTCAGATGAACAGAAGGCGTTTCTTGGTGCTCTTTCTGAAGTTATCGAAGAAAGCGGCCACCTAAGCGGTGAAGAATATCATAATATAGTTTATCAGGCAAAAGAGAAAGATTCAAAAATACATAAAAAAATGGCTGATATTCTCGGCATTAATCCAGATGAGCTGGAACCTAACCCCAAAAACCTGTTCAAAGCCATCTACATTACAATACTTGGGCAAAAGTCAGGTCCAAAAGCTGGTTGGTTCCTTTCTTCATTCGATAAGGATTTCCTTATTGAAAGATTCAAAGAAGCTTCAACATACAGTCCCTAA
- a CDS encoding class I SAM-dependent methyltransferase, which translates to MITENEKRNLKSQYLAWEQEYFHVKWGGSRSIEMVSSRISPGHKILDAGCGNGRHLLPLSKVYHVTGVDISPSALKNSKLHLEKNNCFAYQSVSTVTHLPFSDNIFDCVVSLGVLQHFYEHERELTIYEFSRVLASGGILVLEVFGVDDMRYGKGDNVGEENTFLRNGGIIYHYFTDKEIKSLLEKYKFQITDITNIKTEKRFNGDTYTRHHIRAVAQIF; encoded by the coding sequence ATGATTACCGAAAATGAGAAGAGAAACTTAAAATCCCAGTATCTGGCATGGGAACAGGAATATTTCCATGTCAAATGGGGTGGTTCAAGGTCTATAGAGATGGTGAGTTCCAGAATTTCACCGGGACATAAGATACTGGATGCAGGGTGTGGAAACGGTCGACATCTTCTCCCTCTATCAAAAGTTTATCATGTTACAGGGGTTGATATCTCTCCATCCGCACTCAAAAACTCAAAACTCCACCTTGAAAAAAACAATTGTTTTGCATATCAAAGTGTTTCTACTGTAACCCATCTACCCTTTTCTGATAACATATTTGATTGTGTAGTATCACTGGGAGTATTGCAGCATTTTTATGAACATGAAAGGGAATTGACCATATATGAATTTTCCAGAGTCTTGGCTTCTGGTGGTATTTTGGTTCTGGAAGTTTTCGGTGTGGATGATATGAGGTACGGTAAGGGTGATAATGTAGGAGAGGAAAATACATTCCTTCGAAACGGTGGAATCATCTATCACTATTTTACAGATAAAGAAATAAAATCACTTCTGGAAAAGTACAAATTCCAGATAACCGATATAACGAATATAAAAACCGAAAAAAGGTTTAATGGTGACACCTACACCAGACATCACATACGTGCAGTTGCACAAATATTTTAA
- a CDS encoding pro-sigmaK processing inhibitor BofA family protein, which produces MPIIPTPELSVIVIAIIAAVVLYILLKSVKKLIINTVMGLVVLIGANIVFGLGIAYSWIVFLICAIGGIFGALLIILLNYLGIAF; this is translated from the coding sequence ATGCCTATAATACCAACACCAGAATTATCGGTTATAGTAATAGCAATAATAGCAGCAGTAGTATTGTATATATTACTAAAATCTGTGAAAAAGCTCATCATAAATACTGTAATGGGACTTGTTGTTCTTATTGGAGCTAATATCGTCTTTGGTTTGGGGATTGCCTATTCCTGGATTGTATTCCTTATATGTGCAATAGGTGGTATCTTTGGAGCGTTGCTAATTATCCTGTTGAATTATCTTGGAATAGCGTTTTAA
- a CDS encoding nucleoside 2-deoxyribosyltransferase, giving the protein MKVFFSGSIRGGRDMLPVYNHICNLLYNHGFRVMSWHVVDSNLEDTESEMSEQEIFKRDAGLIDMSDLLIAEVSVPSIGVGYEICHAISKNVPVICLHKSGSNVSSMVLGNTYDKLIVAQYLNTDELNKIIQNSITSITSEENLSSQ; this is encoded by the coding sequence ATGAAGGTATTCTTCTCAGGTTCTATACGTGGAGGACGGGATATGCTTCCTGTCTACAATCATATTTGCAATTTATTGTACAATCATGGATTCAGGGTTATGAGCTGGCATGTAGTGGATTCCAATCTGGAAGATACCGAGTCCGAAATGAGTGAACAGGAAATTTTTAAAAGGGATGCTGGTTTAATCGATATGAGTGACCTTCTTATAGCTGAAGTCAGTGTGCCTTCTATAGGAGTTGGTTATGAAATTTGTCATGCAATATCTAAAAATGTGCCCGTTATCTGTCTGCATAAATCAGGATCAAATGTGTCTTCTATGGTTCTTGGAAACACCTACGATAAACTGATAGTTGCTCAATATTTAAATACTGATGAACTGAACAAAATAATACAAAATTCAATTACATCGATAACATCAGAGGAAAATTTGTCATCTCAGTAA
- a CDS encoding DUF3656 domain-containing U32 family peptidase, whose translation MLKKPELMAPAGDMTSLTAAVENGADAVYLGMKNFSARGYANNFSLDELVEAVDYAHLKGVRVYVTLNVLVKDSELEDAVNLLYYLHDIGADAVILQDLGLITLARKLVPELPVHASTQMTVHNLESVRFLEDMGVGRVILARELSLEELEYITKNTAVGIETFVHGALCISYSGQCLFSSMIGGRSGNRGFCAQPCRKKYNLYKDGKKVETSGKYLLSPKDLNTAKILPELINTEVDAFKIEGRMKRPEYVAGVVSIYRKLIDRYVENPSDYYISDNELKQLGQLFNRDFTTAYLLNKPVNLINPVRPYNRGLPVGEVIVYNRKRKTLQIKLSDTLNIGDGIGIEGEEDTGDTVTSMYKKGNNINSADSGSIVEIPFKYRVKSGSRVYKTFDKHLNESLEKTFTSSVPARKIPVSIIVKAFSGSNLELQISDGTNNVSVVSDYVVENALSKPTSKKQIEKQIAKMGNTVFDPSEITIHTDNKIFIPISQLNSIKNKAITRLEKKRTEKWKRPQKKGNESYRMYLNSDSITSRSSSPQIAVNVVSTKQLESAVSGGADLIYFEYLKYQNSEIINNDFEKLVETAHNSECRIYLNTPRITTDNEMDDIKKSLARAKSNNFDGVMVSNLGVLKVAKSMNLPVIVNASLNIFNKISFDFMLKCGAEKVVLSPELTIDQIKSVSSKGQAECIVHGPLEVMVSEYCFVGDIFGSKKSCGYPCRNSEYEIVDEKGYSFPLEMDENCRTHIYNSRNLCMLDNIDDILKSDVASIRINAGTYEPFYVEKLTKTYKKAVNGSTTPDTGCTDILKGHTTGHYYRGVL comes from the coding sequence ATGTTGAAAAAACCTGAATTGATGGCACCAGCAGGCGATATGACCTCCCTTACAGCAGCAGTGGAAAATGGAGCAGATGCAGTATATCTGGGGATGAAAAACTTCAGTGCCAGAGGTTATGCGAATAATTTCTCACTGGATGAACTTGTAGAAGCGGTTGATTACGCCCATTTAAAAGGTGTAAGGGTATATGTTACACTCAATGTGCTTGTAAAAGATAGTGAACTTGAAGATGCTGTCAACCTTTTGTATTATCTTCATGATATAGGAGCAGATGCAGTGATATTGCAGGATTTGGGTTTAATCACACTTGCAAGAAAACTTGTCCCTGAACTTCCAGTGCATGCAAGCACCCAGATGACAGTACACAACCTTGAATCAGTTCGTTTTCTTGAAGATATGGGTGTGGGAAGAGTTATACTGGCAAGAGAACTCAGTCTTGAAGAATTAGAATACATTACAAAAAACACAGCTGTAGGTATAGAAACTTTTGTTCACGGAGCTTTATGTATATCCTATTCTGGACAGTGTCTTTTTAGCAGTATGATAGGTGGGCGCAGTGGTAACCGGGGATTTTGTGCCCAGCCGTGCCGTAAAAAGTACAATCTGTATAAAGATGGGAAAAAAGTTGAAACAAGTGGAAAATATCTTCTAAGCCCTAAGGATTTAAACACCGCAAAAATACTGCCTGAACTTATCAACACCGAAGTAGATGCGTTCAAGATAGAAGGACGTATGAAACGTCCTGAATATGTGGCAGGTGTGGTGTCTATATACAGAAAACTGATAGACAGATATGTAGAAAACCCATCAGATTATTACATTTCCGATAATGAATTAAAACAACTTGGACAGCTTTTTAACAGGGATTTTACAACCGCTTATCTTCTTAACAAACCTGTAAATCTCATCAACCCTGTTCGTCCGTACAATCGGGGACTTCCGGTTGGCGAAGTGATTGTATATAATCGCAAACGTAAAACCTTACAGATAAAACTTTCAGACACATTAAACATCGGTGATGGAATAGGGATAGAAGGAGAAGAAGATACAGGAGACACTGTAACCAGTATGTATAAAAAAGGAAATAATATCAATAGTGCAGATTCAGGTTCTATAGTTGAAATACCCTTTAAATACAGAGTAAAATCAGGAAGCAGGGTTTACAAAACCTTTGATAAACATCTCAATGAATCCCTTGAGAAGACCTTTACTTCTTCTGTTCCGGCTCGAAAGATACCGGTTTCCATAATTGTAAAAGCTTTCTCTGGTTCAAATCTGGAACTCCAGATAAGTGACGGAACAAATAATGTTTCAGTAGTTTCTGATTATGTGGTTGAAAACGCGTTAAGTAAACCAACCTCAAAAAAACAGATTGAAAAACAGATTGCAAAGATGGGAAATACCGTGTTTGATCCTTCAGAAATAACCATCCATACAGACAATAAAATATTCATACCAATCAGTCAGCTAAACAGTATTAAAAACAAGGCTATAACTCGACTTGAAAAAAAGCGAACAGAAAAATGGAAACGTCCTCAAAAAAAGGGAAATGAATCCTACAGGATGTATCTGAACTCGGATTCAATAACCTCCAGAAGTTCCTCTCCACAAATTGCAGTGAATGTGGTATCAACAAAACAGTTGGAATCTGCTGTTTCAGGTGGAGCTGATTTAATCTATTTTGAGTATTTAAAATACCAAAATTCTGAGATTATAAACAATGATTTTGAAAAACTGGTGGAAACTGCTCATAATTCTGAATGCAGGATTTATCTTAATACGCCCAGAATAACAACTGATAATGAGATGGATGATATAAAAAAATCACTTGCCCGTGCAAAAAGTAATAATTTTGATGGAGTCATGGTATCAAATCTTGGTGTTTTAAAGGTAGCAAAAAGTATGAATTTGCCTGTAATAGTGAATGCTTCGCTGAATATTTTCAATAAAATATCCTTTGATTTCATGCTCAAATGCGGTGCTGAAAAAGTTGTGCTCTCTCCTGAACTTACAATTGACCAGATAAAATCAGTTTCATCAAAAGGGCAGGCAGAATGTATTGTCCACGGACCTCTGGAAGTAATGGTGTCTGAATACTGTTTTGTTGGTGATATATTTGGCAGCAAAAAATCCTGTGGATATCCCTGCAGGAACTCAGAATATGAGATTGTTGATGAAAAGGGATACAGTTTCCCATTGGAGATGGATGAAAACTGCAGGACACATATTTACAACTCAAGGAATTTATGTATGCTTGACAATATTGATGACATCCTAAAATCGGACGTTGCCAGTATAAGGATTAATGCAGGGACGTATGAACCCTTTTATGTTGAAAAACTGACAAAAACGTACAAAAAAGCAGTAAATGGTAGCACAACACCTGATACAGGATGTACAGATATTTTAAAAGGACATACAACAGGTCATTATTATAGAGGTGTATTATGA
- a CDS encoding DUF7490 domain-containing protein, with product MGGTLNSYRITAAIAAVVFFIAFSGCVEETAEPSRLRVTNMDISADEVQISYVDINVTTYIENHGANSDNNTSLLLKAYNENTGLLETEKLNDIGVVESGKTHRVIQSMELPKKGDYRITATIFENNKQESTGQIKIHNLENLKADVLKTGIEIGEIDFIVKRVEDGRALIQNDIYLTNEGRSKSSNYRILVKARQIDSGLIADKEWASTAFIQPENTVIKSIDLEIPDNYNYRVEILLWSNNTIVNRGVDYLQLEPEKEIDEDTRTETKDIETSDFVSDTRPRPESSGEEAAPGFKILPAIGAIFAMVLILKRKLN from the coding sequence ATGGGGGGAACTTTAAATTCTTACAGGATAACCGCAGCAATTGCGGCTGTAGTTTTTTTTATAGCATTTAGTGGTTGTGTTGAGGAAACAGCAGAACCGAGCCGTTTGAGAGTGACGAACATGGATATTTCTGCAGATGAAGTGCAGATATCCTATGTTGATATCAATGTGACTACCTATATCGAAAATCACGGTGCAAATTCTGATAATAATACATCACTACTGTTGAAAGCATATAATGAAAATACTGGATTACTGGAAACAGAAAAGCTAAATGATATTGGTGTTGTGGAAAGTGGGAAGACTCATCGTGTAATACAGTCGATGGAGCTTCCAAAAAAAGGAGATTACAGAATAACAGCCACTATTTTTGAAAATAATAAACAGGAAAGCACCGGTCAAATAAAAATACATAATCTGGAAAATTTAAAGGCTGACGTTTTAAAAACCGGAATCGAAATCGGTGAAATTGATTTCATAGTTAAAAGAGTTGAAGACGGTAGAGCATTAATCCAGAATGATATCTACCTTACAAATGAAGGCCGCAGTAAAAGCAGTAATTATCGTATACTTGTAAAGGCGCGACAGATTGATTCCGGTTTGATAGCCGATAAAGAATGGGCAAGTACAGCTTTCATCCAACCTGAAAATACAGTAATAAAAAGCATCGACCTTGAAATACCGGATAATTACAACTACCGTGTTGAAATACTGCTATGGAGCAATAATACCATAGTCAACAGGGGTGTGGATTATCTACAGCTTGAACCCGAAAAGGAAATAGATGAAGATACCCGTACAGAAACAAAAGATATTGAGACTAGTGACTTTGTAAGTGATACTCGACCAAGACCGGAATCATCGGGAGAAGAAGCGGCACCGGGATTTAAAATCCTTCCGGCTATAGGTGCTATATTTGCAATGGTATTAATCCTAAAGAGGAAGTTGAATTGA
- the hisF gene encoding imidazole glycerol phosphate synthase subunit HisF, which translates to MLTKRIIPCLDVTLDSEGGTVVKGVEFFNLRHAGDPVEFAKLYNEQGADEIVFLDITASHEGRATMIDVIERTADEVFIPLTVGGGVGSVEDVRQILRAGADKVSINTSAVKNPNLIKETSDIFGSQCIVTAIDCKRNTNVADNSDKTILTLEDGTPAWYEVVIYGGRKPTGVDAVQWAKKVVELGSGEIMLTSMDRDGTYDGFDVPVTRAVSESVEVPIIASGGAGNPQHMYEGFTSGKADAALAASIFHFGEYTVPGVKEYLKNHELPIRI; encoded by the coding sequence ATGCTTACAAAAAGAATAATTCCTTGTCTTGACGTAACCCTTGATAGCGAAGGTGGAACTGTTGTAAAAGGGGTAGAATTTTTTAACCTCCGACATGCAGGTGACCCTGTAGAATTTGCAAAACTTTATAATGAACAGGGTGCGGATGAAATAGTATTTCTGGATATCACAGCGTCCCATGAAGGAAGAGCTACCATGATAGATGTCATTGAAAGGACAGCAGATGAAGTCTTCATACCTCTTACAGTAGGTGGTGGTGTCGGTTCAGTAGAAGATGTACGACAGATTCTTCGTGCAGGGGCGGACAAAGTATCAATAAATACATCGGCTGTAAAGAATCCAAATCTTATTAAAGAAACGTCTGACATTTTCGGTTCACAGTGTATAGTAACTGCAATCGATTGTAAACGTAATACCAATGTAGCAGATAATTCTGACAAAACAATCCTGACCCTTGAGGACGGAACACCTGCATGGTATGAAGTAGTTATATATGGAGGTCGTAAACCCACAGGTGTAGATGCTGTTCAATGGGCAAAGAAGGTTGTAGAACTTGGTTCAGGTGAAATAATGCTCACAAGTATGGACAGAGACGGAACATATGATGGATTCGATGTACCTGTGACAAGGGCGGTTTCTGAATCTGTTGAAGTACCTATAATAGCTTCAGGGGGTGCAGGTAACCCTCAACATATGTATGAAGGGTTCACCAGTGGAAAAGCGGATGCGGCACTTGCTGCAAGTATATTCCATTTCGGTGAGTATACAGTACCAGGTGTAAAAGAATATTTAAAAAACCATGAGCTTCCCATCCGTATTTAA
- a CDS encoding DUF1614 domain-containing protein, translating to MVSRVFYNPFSIVFMFLLLIILSVIVGILFFSLVSTAFTKIGFAWYDAFLLLILSLFGSHVNIPVTKLKSSKPVVERESVRFMGMVYKLPFKKAVQKQTTLAVNLGGAVIPGLVSLYLLLIFPEAFFYSIAGILLVSVVTYSISKPVKGVGIVTPVLVSPIAAALSAILIVSVFSVPPDLIFVIAYTGGTLGTLIGADIFNLDKIRDIGAPVASIGGAGTFDGIFLAGVIAVLLV from the coding sequence ATGGTTTCACGTGTATTTTACAATCCTTTCAGTATTGTTTTTATGTTTTTACTGCTAATTATTTTATCAGTTATTGTAGGGATTCTTTTTTTCAGCCTTGTAAGTACCGCCTTTACAAAAATTGGTTTTGCTTGGTATGATGCTTTTTTGTTACTGATTTTATCCCTTTTTGGCAGTCATGTTAACATACCGGTTACAAAACTCAAATCCAGTAAGCCAGTTGTAGAAAGAGAATCTGTACGTTTTATGGGTATGGTTTATAAACTTCCTTTCAAAAAAGCAGTTCAAAAACAGACAACCCTTGCAGTCAATCTGGGTGGTGCAGTTATACCCGGACTTGTATCTCTGTATTTACTGTTAATATTCCCTGAGGCATTTTTTTATTCGATTGCTGGAATTTTACTCGTTTCGGTTGTGACTTATTCAATATCAAAACCTGTCAAAGGGGTTGGAATTGTGACACCAGTTCTGGTTTCACCGATTGCCGCTGCTCTTAGCGCTATACTAATCGTATCAGTATTTTCAGTACCTCCTGACCTTATCTTTGTTATAGCCTACACAGGAGGAACACTGGGTACTCTTATAGGGGCGGATATATTCAATCTGGATAAAATAAGAGACATTGGAGCACCTGTAGCCAGTATTGGGGGTGCAGGAACATTTGACGGTATTTTTCTTGCAGGAGTTATTGCAGTACTCCTTGTCTGA
- a CDS encoding bifunctional nuclease family protein — MLEVSVKGVYVVRVREGFGAPTVLLEDSTGRIMPIYIGHPEALSINMVLNQETMPRPMTHDLMISILDRLETDVVNIFIDDKIENTYYARLVINRDGLSMDIDARPSDCIALALRSEAPIYVKEDIFESVAIDKDSLQDIESLDTF, encoded by the coding sequence ATGTTAGAAGTCAGTGTAAAGGGAGTGTATGTTGTCAGGGTCAGAGAGGGGTTTGGAGCACCAACAGTTTTGCTTGAAGACAGCACAGGACGCATCATGCCTATTTATATAGGTCATCCCGAAGCGTTATCAATTAACATGGTATTAAATCAGGAAACTATGCCAAGACCGATGACTCATGACCTTATGATATCTATCCTCGACAGGCTTGAAACGGATGTTGTAAACATATTTATTGATGATAAAATTGAAAACACCTATTATGCCAGACTGGTGATTAACCGAGACGGGCTTTCAATGGACATAGATGCAAGACCCAGCGATTGTATCGCACTTGCTCTCAGGTCCGAGGCACCAATATATGTTAAAGAAGATATATTTGAATCGGTTGCTATAGACAAAGATAGTCTGCAGGATATAGAATCCCTTGACACATTTTAA
- a CDS encoding RNA-guided endonuclease InsQ/TnpB family protein, with translation MLLTKKYKIKPTSEQLDVLWKLSKRCTLLYNLSLSERKEAWKHERKSIKYSHQQDNLPSLKDQYPSIYSLYSKTCQGVLQKLDANYKSFFGLRKNGDKNAKPPRFKKSVYFFTIPYNQSGFKIENGKIIFSHKYNNRPISFNIPQELENYDVKHTEIFNSEPYKGKGDFFVSVVYETFPQTNYKDNEKNQAIDLGITKTITAVNTDGKILEITNPRFDKYWDKKINQAKSRRDHCKKYSHRWFRINDAIRVMTKKKNNQIKDWQHKLSRKMVDNTRLNTIIVGDLDVKDMTNSKKLPKSRQKSLNRSTQNNGYISRFIEFLTYKSEFAGKQLTKIDESYTSKICYVCGKVHDMPLYKRNLSCDCGNEIDRDKNSAINIMIRYLSQNAIWTGYRQFACNLRQTGLLTFDVYKIHPMDDMNTRRNLHA, from the coding sequence GTGCTTCTGACAAAGAAATATAAGATAAAACCGACCAGTGAACAATTGGATGTACTCTGGAAACTATCAAAACGATGCACCTTACTTTACAATTTATCGTTGTCTGAAAGGAAAGAAGCATGGAAGCATGAACGTAAGAGTATAAAATATAGCCATCAACAGGACAATCTCCCATCATTAAAAGACCAATATCCATCTATTTATTCACTTTATTCAAAGACCTGTCAGGGTGTACTGCAAAAATTGGATGCAAACTACAAATCGTTTTTTGGATTAAGAAAAAACGGTGATAAAAATGCAAAACCACCCAGATTCAAGAAAAGTGTGTATTTTTTCACTATTCCATATAACCAGAGTGGATTCAAAATAGAAAATGGAAAAATAATATTCAGCCATAAATATAATAATAGACCTATTTCTTTTAATATTCCACAAGAACTCGAAAATTATGACGTAAAACACACCGAAATTTTCAATTCCGAGCCATATAAAGGCAAAGGTGACTTCTTCGTATCAGTAGTTTATGAAACATTTCCGCAAACGAATTACAAAGACAACGAAAAAAATCAAGCAATTGATCTAGGTATTACAAAAACCATCACTGCTGTAAACACTGATGGAAAAATCCTTGAAATCACAAACCCAAGGTTTGACAAATACTGGGACAAAAAGATAAATCAGGCAAAATCAAGGAGAGACCACTGCAAAAAATACAGCCATAGATGGTTCAGGATAAATGATGCGATACGAGTGATGACTAAAAAGAAAAATAATCAGATTAAAGATTGGCAGCACAAATTATCCAGGAAAATGGTCGATAATACCAGATTAAACACTATAATTGTGGGAGATCTAGATGTCAAGGACATGACAAACTCAAAAAAGCTACCAAAATCCCGACAGAAATCCTTGAACCGTTCCACTCAGAACAACGGATACATATCACGTTTCATCGAATTTTTGACCTACAAATCAGAATTTGCAGGTAAACAATTAACAAAAATTGATGAAAGTTACACTTCAAAAATCTGTTACGTTTGCGGTAAGGTACACGATATGCCTCTCTACAAACGTAACCTATCATGTGATTGTGGTAATGAGATCGATAGAGATAAAAACAGTGCGATAAATATCATGATCCGTTACCTATCACAGAATGCTATTTGGACAGGCTACAGGCAATTCGCCTGTAATCTACGACAAACAGGTTTATTAACATTCGATGTTTATAAAATACATCCAATGGATGATATGAACACTCGTAGGAATCTCCATGCGTAA
- the tnpA gene encoding IS200/IS605 family transposase — MNYNLDKSSHSVYSLNYHFVQCVKYRRNALKNPDVVDLLKRKIYEISQTFDVDVLNIECDEDHFHMIFKSNPSLDIPKYINSVKSITSREIRRNYPEVKEMLGKDAFWSRSYFLATTGQVTLDVLKRYIDNQGVKSASDKEI; from the coding sequence ATGAACTATAACTTAGATAAAAGTAGTCATTCTGTATATTCACTAAATTATCATTTTGTACAATGTGTAAAATACAGAAGAAATGCTTTGAAAAATCCGGATGTTGTAGACTTGTTGAAAAGAAAAATATATGAAATCAGCCAAACTTTTGATGTTGATGTTTTGAATATCGAATGCGATGAAGACCATTTCCACATGATTTTCAAATCTAACCCATCACTCGATATTCCAAAGTATATCAATTCGGTAAAAAGCATAACATCAAGAGAAATACGCAGGAACTACCCAGAAGTAAAAGAGATGTTAGGTAAAGATGCTTTCTGGTCAAGGTCTTACTTCCTGGCAACTACAGGTCAGGTTACATTAGATGTTTTGAAAAGATATATAGATAATCAAGGTGTAAAAAGTGCTTCTGACAAAGAAATATAA